Proteins encoded within one genomic window of Thioploca ingrica:
- a CDS encoding GTP-binding protein, translating into MIGDFAVGKTSLVARFVRQTFSDKYLTTIGVKIDTKLIDLSQEQIKLILWDIAGSDALSTVTASYLRGAAGYFLVVDGTRKPTWDNALNLQELVNSQIGNKPFILLLNKADLQEQWEINNLDIAEQLQQGRMVIHTSAKTGTGVEEAFTQLATKLLNNPTN; encoded by the coding sequence ATGATCGGTGACTTTGCGGTAGGCAAAACCTCTTTAGTTGCCCGTTTTGTACGTCAAACTTTTTCCGATAAATATTTGACGACCATTGGCGTAAAAATTGATACCAAATTGATTGACTTATCTCAAGAACAAATTAAATTAATTTTATGGGATATTGCCGGCAGTGATGCGTTGTCCACCGTAACCGCTTCTTATTTACGGGGTGCGGCCGGTTATTTTCTCGTGGTGGATGGAACCCGTAAACCGACTTGGGATAATGCCTTAAATTTACAAGAACTCGTGAATTCACAGATCGGCAATAAACCTTTTATTCTGCTCTTGAATAAAGCTGATTTACAGGAGCAATGGGAAATTAACAATCTCGATATTGCCGAACAATTACAGCAAGGTCGAATGGTGATTCATACCAGTGCTAAAACCGGTACTGGTGTCGAGGAAGCCTTTACACAATTGGCAACAAAATTACTGAATAATCCGACTAACTAA